In the Pogona vitticeps strain Pit_001003342236 chromosome 2, PviZW2.1, whole genome shotgun sequence genome, GCAGCTGTTGACAACAGGATCGCGCCCCCCTTTGTTTGCCTCACAGTCGGTGTGCAGGATTCCAAAACAGACCACAGTCTGGCACACATATGGAGCAGCCCAAGTTTTTCACGCAAGCGAATCAAACACACAAACATCGGTTTCTTTCTCCGTTTCCAAAAGCTTTAGCCAACtttattcaataaaataaaattaaaggttGCTAGAACCCAGGAGGGAAAGGCAACGGTGGagagaagaggtgacacccacCCTCTTCCATTCGGAGCCGAATTCGGGATttcagcccgggggggggggaaacaaaattcCGTCGAAGTGGGCGAGGGATTCCCGTCCctctccgggcgaggaagcgagaGTTGCAAGAAGTTTTCAGGAGGGAGAAGGCGCCTCCAGATCTTGGAGAGGGGCTGTTAGACATCCCTGCAAAGCCCGGCTACGCGACCTGACAGAGCCCACCCTGTAAACAACCACAGCAAGCAAGCCAAGCCTTTCTTAAACCACTTCCCTGCAAACTACAAAATGTCGGTCTGCGTCGCTTCggctctgctttgctttcccGTCCCTCCGCCTTCGCACCAGCTGGGCGATCCACCAGGATTGCTTCCCTGCCCGGAAACCACTCTTAttttgctctcccctcccccaacccGATCCCTTGTTGTTGCATGCTtcctattttatatatatattgtgtatatAAACCCGATCCTGCGCCAGgaatttccttcccctcccccccacgccTTCCTCTCTTACTCTTTTGCACGATTTCCACAATCTTTGTCCCCGACTTCAAGCTGGTGCTCTTGGGCGGACCCCCACCCGGTTAACGTTGCTGCGCTTTTGTTCTTGTgtatcttgccttttcttttttttccctttaaaaattgATGGCCAGCTTGTTTCCCCTTCCACGCCCCCGCCCCACTTCCTCTCACGTGACGGACTGAAGCCACGCCAAGCTCCTGGCAAGAGGAAAGCAAAGCCCGAGAGGCGCGTGCGTGGAAGAGATCGCtgaattaataaacaaacaaatgtatttttaattaatggatgtgtttgtttgtttgtttgtttgtttgtttgtttaatttgtatcccgctcccatttagtatcacagcactactctgggcgggttacgACAGGTAtactagaaaacaaaaataaaaataagagacattaaaaccagcagcaataaccccccccaaaaaaaaaaaccacagatggAGTTCTGCACTTCTGGACCAAATCCGTCTCACGCCCACTGGTCAGGTAGCCTTGGATTCGTTCTCTCTAGACCAGGCATTTTATGGCAATCCGCGTTCCTAATACAAGTGGTCCAATAAACATTTAACTTGACTCTCACACTAAGCTAATTTATCTGTGCCATGGTATCACTTCCTTTCGGACACGTTTTGTGTTTACCTCTACCACACACCTATGCTGTGTGTGATCATGTCACTTCTGAATTATAAGGATCCTGATAGGATTTTGGAGGTATGTGATATGGTTCaagagtggtttatcattgctatCACCCCCTCTTCGTCTaccttggcttgggcatgttgtgagaatggctgatggtcagattccaaaagatctcctgtatggagaattagtgcagggaaatcgccccagaaggggcaatacaaggatatctgcaagcaggatctgaaggctttaggaatagaactcaagagatgggaaaccccgacatctgagtgttcagcctggaggcagccgttgcatcacagcctctcccaatttgaagagacccttgtccagcaggccgaggcaaagaggcagtcccaaaagcagcaaaatcagggagctggacaggggacagtttgtgtttgtcttcagtgtggaagggattgtcactctcaaattggccttctcagccacactagaggctgtttcaagacttctattcagagcacattaccatagtctctagagattgaaggatgcctacaccccCCCTTCGTTCTTTCAGCAAAAATGGACCGGAATAAACACTTTCCCAAAAAGTAGAGACAAAAAGGTCAGTATGTCAAATGTATGGATGTCTCCCTGGAAACCAAGATCAGCTACTCTCTTGATGATCACCATTTATGAGCGCGAAAGCTGGAcaggaagaaagctgacagggaaaaaatggattCATCTGAAACATGATGCTGGacgagagctttgtggataccctggactgtcagaaagactaACTAGGcagaatcaagcctgaactatctctggagtcaaaaatgttgaaactgaggttgtcctgctTTGGGTACGTCAagagaaggaaggattctctagaaaagacaataatgctgggaaatgatGCTCTGCCTTTAATAGAATTACTATGAAGTTCCAATCCTTATTAAGAGTCTGAAAATAAATGACAGTTtcattttgtctcatttatacCGAGATCAGGAAAAAAGTGACTTAAAAGAACCCTATAAATAACTCATTGGCTCTGGATTGACTGTAATGCTGCAACAATATAAACACCATTATCCACCACTTACAACAGGTACGGTAATCTATAAAATTATATCCTCTGGGTGCAGTCTAGTTACCAGCTTGCCATCTTCAGTGGGGAAGTATCTCAGGCAGGTCTCCACTGATTACTTCGTACAAAACCCTTCAGTTCCTCTCATTTAACTGTGGGTTCTTGAATATCAAATTTTCCAactagcttttttaaaagaaaccagaaATTGTGGGTTGAGAAGATTTTTTTGATAAGAGCATTGAACAATATACAGTAGTAAGAAACCAAATGGTCTATGCAAGAATCAGCAATGGCATTTAAATGGcatttaaactgaaaaaaaaatttcccTCTTTGATGGGTTCCCTTATCGGGAGaaaaaaggtaaaggcaaaggttccccttgacaatttgtccagtcatgtctgattctaggcagcggtgctcatctctgtttccaacccacagagctagcatttgtccgcagacaatcctccgtggtcacgtggccagtgtgactaccTTCCCcctgaggtggcacctatttatctactcgcatttttgcattttgcttgctttggaagcgctaggttggcgggagctgggacaagcgacgggggctcaaatgaataaagaattgatgcttattAAACAGCGAGAATTTCCAGGAACCCTCTGCAGTACTTTTGGTGAAAGTGAGATGGTTATGTTAATTTTCACAGTACAGCCTGGACTATTTAGCCAAAGCACATTAGGCTCAATGCCAAGTTAAGGAACTAAGTGGGTCCTCTTCCATATAAATGAGAGGCAACAAGAATGGGATTCAATACTGCCAATAGGTTTGACCTATGGCCCCAAATCTCTGTTACTAGGGGCCATATCTATCGGAATACCAGACATTTCAGAGGAGAAAGGCCATAGCTTTCTCATCTTGCTTGTCTGTTTCTCAGAAGTATCTCTCCAGGACATCATCAGAAGCTAgacactagaccagtggttcttaacccttgttactcggatgtttttgaactgcaactcccagaaaccccagccagcacagttggtggtgaaggcttctgggagttgcagtccaaaactcctgagtaacccaaggttaagaaccagtgcactagactACGTGGACCTCAGACATCTCTATTAAGAGTTGCTCTTGACTTttcatttggctttttttttccaccGAGGTTCTCAGTCACATTATTTTACTGATATTAGTGAAGACATCCTTCTACAAACTGTGAGGTAAACAGGATTGGGTGGATGAAGTTCAGTTTCTTCCTGTACTTCCACTCAAAACACTTCTGTGGTTTCTTTCCCGGACTCACTGGTATTTGGCAAAGAATTTTTACAGAGGTCTTCCCATATGGTTTCACTCATCTGCAGATTTCTAAACTCATTGTAATAAAAACACTTCTCACACATATAACATATTCCAACTATTTATTTCCAGTGGATGGCTTTGGGTGGCTTGTCATCTGCTACTTTTCAAGAAAGCATCTTTCTAAGACACAGCTTCTCTCCAAAGTAGATTCTATAGTAAGTTATCAAATTGGAATGGGGATCATAACATATGACAGCCTGGGCACTGGAATATATAGGGTGATTCTCTTCTACAAGTTATTTTGTAGGAAGTGCCCCATTGCAGGACTGCTTTCTTGCATAATCTCTTGGACGCATCACAGACATTGAAATCTGAGGAAAACGTTTACCTCGCTCCTGGTATTTGGAAAGTCTCACCCCTGTGTGGCTACACTGCCACAAAATAGCAAAGACCCCACATTGTattacaatatataatatataaccacatgccattaagtcaattctgactaatggcaatCCTTTTTAGTGTTTCCTAGGTAGATTGTaccaagaagtggtttactgttcccttcttctggagtcaccctgggactgtgcggcttgctCCAGGGCCACACAGGATGGGTCCACCTGCAAAAAGCACGGTAAGGAATCAAATTCGCAAGCTCCGGctatgcagccagagacctagacCAGTGAGCCATCCAGCCAGGTTATACAATAAATCTACCATAATATTCAGAATAACAAAAATGTGCCATGTATGTAACACCCATATCTATCTAAGCCTTTGAAAAAAGAATTATTCACTAAATAGTAATAGTTATGCGCTGCCTAGCCCATGTGCAAATGGACTGGGCCTTTCTGTCTTTTCATAAGTCTTTCTCCGTCTAACGACATTGCACAAATGGCTAAAAAAATTTATCTGTCCTAATTCATTCAAAAATGTCTGCAAACCAAGGTCAAGAATAAATTTTTCCAAAGTTCAGACTAATCCCATACAGAGCATGACAAAGACAATTTAACTGAAATGAATTTGTATCAGCATTTGTTACTGATATTGGATTATGAACACCTAATGGTGGAAATCCTGTATGTTCTCGTgtaacataaagttatgccagTGTACGTATGCTGGAGACAGTCCTGTGGCTCCCACTGCAAGGCACACATGCAGACGTGTGTTGTGAGTAGCACTTACCGGCCCATTTTTGCTAATGCTGCAGGAGCATCGCATTGTGCATGCACAActctgcaataggatttcagtatACACTATATGTAACATACATGgtatgtatgttattgtattttgtatgtttgtattttcttttatacAGGATAATGGATTTATTATACCTCATAAAAGAAACTGGAGACCTTGCTGCTTTTTTATAGTGCCTGTTTACAGGAACCCTTTATTCTAGCACTGCTTCTCTGCAGTGTGGATAAGCTGGTGGATCTCAAAGCGTGACTTggaagcaaaatatttcccacattcctggcatttgtacggtttctctcctgtatggactctcTCGTGGCTTATAAGGCCTGAACGGAAAGGAAAACATTTACCACACTGccggcatttgtagggtttctctcctgtgtggacccttTGGTGGCTCCTGACATGTGAATTACGAGCAAAACATTCACCACACTGCtcacatttgtagggtttctctcctgtatgaacgATTTGATGTGTCACAAGATGCGAAttctgagcaaagcatttcccgcactcctggcatttatacggtttctctccagtatggacTCTCTGGTGTTTATCAAGGTTTGCCTTgtcagcaaaacattttccacactgctggcatttgtagggtttctctcctgtgtgaactttCTGGTGCCTGACAAGTTCTGAATTATGACCAAAACATTTTCCGCACTCCTGGCattggtatggtttctctcctgtatgaattctccCATGATTCATAAGAGCTGTACgaaaagaaaagcattttccacactgctggcatttatatggtttctctcctgtgtggacagTCTGGTGATTCAAAACATCTGACCTGTAAGCAAAACCTTTTCCACATTGctgacatttatatggtttctctcctgtgtggattctctggtgctTCTGAAGGGCCGATTTGCAAGTGAAACctttcccacattcttggcaCTGATATGGTTTTTCTCCCAGGTGGAGTCCCTGATGAGTCACAAGTTTTGAACTCTGAGCAAAGCACTTCCCACAcacctggcatttgtatggtttttctcctgtgtggacccttCTATGGATCACAATCTCTGAACTgcgagcaaagcatttcccacagtcctcacatttgtacggtttctcgcctgtgtggactctctggtggatgACAAGATCTGAATTGCGagcgaaacatttcccacacGCCTGGCATGtgtgtggtttctctcctgtgtggacagTCTGATGCCTCACAAAATGTGAACTGCgaataaaacatttcccacactcctggcatttgtatggcttttcTCCTGTGTGTACCCTCTGGTGGATCATCAGTTCCGAACTGCGAGTGAAACCTTTTCCACATTCCTGACACTTATTTGTTTTCTCTCCTGCGTGAATcctctggtgaaacgttaggaccATTTTTTGAGCAAAGAGTTttccacatacagtacatttGTAAGGTTCATCCCTGGGACACCGTGACGGGCGCTTTTCGACATGGGTTCTCTGATGTCTGACAAGATCCCATTTGTACGTAAAAAACTTCCCACACTGACCGCATGTATTTGATTCCCTGCAATTATCTGATGGAGAGAGAGACAATCACAAATAAGTCAGAATCCTAAGACTTAGAGAGAAAGTACATTGCAGGAGTACAGCAAGGGGAATAAACATACTGTAAAAGAGAAGTAATCAAatgaaccattaaaaaaacagaagaaataattttcattttttttccctttacagACATTTGGTGCTTATGTTACAAGTTTTTAGATTGCAAATTCAGTCTTCATCTTCTATTATACATTTTAATAACTGTTT is a window encoding:
- the LOC110070159 gene encoding uncharacterized protein LOC110070159; the encoded protein is MEVTFQHNTGFPGTTVKEELEETPCNLHWREPEMLPGTSSGFPRVTFNLQREEETRALHRQKFEAFPKAGSGFPDMIIKQEDEERSYILDCQGSEESAGVAGDQSGLPDVIVKIEQDEEPHHPYRWESQTFPESSSGYPDVIIKQELGDGPWSQGSEGGTSIAEGNHSDNCRESNTCGQCGKFFTYKWDLVRHQRTHVEKRPSRCPRDEPYKCTVCGKLFAQKMVLTFHQRIHAGEKTNKCQECGKGFTRSSELMIHQRVHTGEKPYKCQECGKCFIRSSHFVRHQTVHTGEKPHTCQACGKCFARNSDLVIHQRVHTGEKPYKCEDCGKCFARSSEIVIHRRVHTGEKPYKCQVCGKCFAQSSKLVTHQGLHLGEKPYQCQECGKGFTCKSALQKHQRIHTGEKPYKCQQCGKGFAYRSDVLNHQTVHTGEKPYKCQQCGKCFSFRTALMNHGRIHTGEKPYQCQECGKCFGHNSELVRHQKVHTGEKPYKCQQCGKCFADKANLDKHQRVHTGEKPYKCQECGKCFAQNSHLVTHQIVHTGEKPYKCEQCGECFARNSHVRSHQRVHTGEKPYKCRQCGKCFPFRSGLISHERVHTGEKPYKCQECGKYFASKSRFEIHQLIHTAEKQC